One Nymphaea colorata isolate Beijing-Zhang1983 chromosome 12, ASM883128v2, whole genome shotgun sequence genomic window, CAGCCTCATTTATGATGACAGTTAATTGGCCTTGTATGCTTTTACAGGCTTCCTACAACTGGGTAGAGGGATGTTCTGGTCCTTGTCTTTACTCTTTAGTGGTTGGAGGGTTTTTCTGGATCTCATGTATGGCCTTTGTGTCCTCTATTTTGTCAAGTATAATAAAAGTTGTCTTGTTTCTTTATGGGCATTGTCTTATTCCACCAGTCTTAACATCTACAGAACTAACTGAAAATATTATGcctttcaaaatgaaaatttacacTCCTTTCTGGAGTAGCAGAACTGCATAAGAGTGGTTGTGACATCAACTGTGCTAGGTCATTAAACTGGATCACCAACATATAGGTTTCTGTTTCTTCATTTGTGCTGAACTGCTGTTCGTTTGTTTCCCGGTTATGAGTCCATCAAGTAAATTTTGCTCCTGTTTCTTCAGAATTTAATCACAACAttctctgattgcctaaaaagtccaaaataatatgaaaatccAGATTGAGGGATACCAGTTAACCTAGGTCCTACTAATTATTGCAGGCTTGACTGCAGACATAGATCCCACTAATTATCATTGATGATATCCTTGGCTTTTACAATATTAGGAAAACACCATTTCAACTTTGTGTAAACATGGCAGCAGGGCACTTGCTAGCACGTATTTACTGGCAGATACATACCACCActttcgatatatatatatttcttaaaattttatttctacaAAAGAACCATGTTAATATATCATAAGATTAATCCATCTCATCTGGTCCTATTCTACAAAAGATATTCAAATAAGGAAGCTCAATATGCATTGCATATCATTTATTCTATCAGTCAAGAAACATCATGGATCCATCAGTCTTGAGTATTTCATTGCACTACTTTGTTTGGCCCTCATTTGATTTAACCACAGATGATTTTCGTATCAGACACGTACATTTGACAAAGGTATCTTTAATATATCCAAAATTCCATGCACTATCATGTTTTGGGTATTTAATGGATCAGCAAGTGTATATAATATCTTCACAAATGTTGTCCTGATTGAAAAATGTACACTCATTTAAATGGTTCTCTCGGAACCACAGAACTTTGCACTGGTTAACTCTGATTGCTTTACCCTTGCTTTTGTTTTGGCTACTTCTCATGATTCAAGATGCTTGCTCCTTCTCTTATTTATGAGATTCTATCCCAATAACAGCTTGATTTACTACCATAGGTGCTGATACTTGTTTCTCTTAATCACTGTACCATATAATTGACTATGTTGCCTCTTAAGTTTGAGTTTTGTATGAGATGCGTTCACCTGCTTACCTTCTAATTTAAGGTCTCGTATGTGAATGTAACTACCTCTTAACCTTACGTGGTCATGGTTCACCAGGTTTTTGCCTTTCTGAAGTGCAGAAGATGCTCTCTGTGTAGAAGGGAGGATGGTTTAAATATTACTTTAGGCTGCATTTTGGATCATGGGTAATGGCGAGATGGACACAGCGGGAAAGACCGCGAAGACGTCTGCAGCCCAGGTACTCCTTTGGGTCACAACTAGATTTTTATTGTTTGTGAGGAAGTTCAGTATTGAAAATCATTTTGCTCtttatctctctatctctctctgtttttgcAGGAACAGCCTCCTACCAGTAGTTCTGCAGTATATCCAGATTGGACTGCATTTCAGGTGCTaatcacattttttccttttctgccaTGGTTATGCTAAAATTCATCCTTTGCTTGTGTCTACCTGCTCATACTCAAATTTTGGTGGTGAAAGAAAGAACCTGATTGGCATTGTTGCAATGGTAGGCTTATTATGGCTCTGGTGCCGCTGCTATCCCTCCTCCTGGTTTCTTCCACTCATCTGTGGCATCAAGCCCTCAGGCTCATCCATACATGTGGGGACCTCAGGTAATACCATTACAAGTTAGAATCTTGAAGTTCATTATAGAAGCTGAGTAAGCATTTCTGCATGTTTATTTTAAATGATGTCCGGCTGATCTTGATAAGTGATAACTATCTGCCTCTTATGGGAATTTTGTTCTGAGAACTTTGGACGAACTTGTTTCAGTACAGTAGTCTGATTTTTAAGTGCAAGTGTGCCTTGGTGGGCTGTTGACTGGTTCTGCAAAGAAGTTTTTGTAACAGATCACTTGTAAGTCTATATTAATTATTCCTCTAAAATTTCATACTGCAGCACCTAATGCCTCCATATGGAACCCCGCCACCTCCATATGTTGCTATGTACCCTCACGGTGGGCTGTATGCCCATGCGTCACTTGCGCCAGTATGATATTCAGTCTTGAGCACACTGTCttaatgcaatttttttctatCTTACTTCAATTTCttgcttatttatttaattatttcatTTCTTATGAATCAGGGGTCCCACCCGTTTAGTCCTTATGCCATGCTTTCCCCAACTAGCAATGCTGATGCTTCTGTGagtctctctcgctctctctctctttgtccgTGTTTTATGTTATGACAAGGAAACAACTCAGTGCAAATGCAACGAACTGGTAGTGAGAGGATTGAAGATTGTTGCATTCATTTGGCTTGAGAACTGACTAAGCcaaaatcaaacatggcctAATTTGCGAGATTGATTTGATGCCCTCTGGTCTCTGTTTCTCAAAATTTGAGTAATGTGGCTTTCCTTTTTGGTTGGCGTGAAATTTGTTAGGGTGGAAAAATTGATATTGTTGATAGTTGTCGTTATAAGCATGCCTGCTTTTTGTGTACACACACTTGTGTATGTGAGATTAACACACTGCTATTTCTCAAGGGTGCTGCACCCAGTGGAAATGAAACTGACGGTAAGTCATCAGAGGACAAGGAAAGAAGTTCTCTAAAGCAGTCAAAAGGGAGTCTAGGCAGCTTAAACATGCTCACCAGGAAGGGTgatgatatgaaaaaaaaatcagcagcTCCTAATGGAGTATTTTCTCAAAGGTAGCAATTCTTTTGCATTGGACTTTCTCATCTTTAGAGCTTGctctttctttaaaatattggtttgtggatttttttcatgcttattCAGCtcattcatgaaatgaaatatggACCTGCAGTGGTGAGAGTGGAAGTGAGGGCTCTAGTGAAGGAAGTGATGCAAATTCCCAGAATGTATGTATCCAATATGCTAtcactttttttgctttagaaCCGTCAATCTGTAGAAAACCAGACAGTAGATATCTAGTACTAAAAGTTATCTGCATggctttggatttgttttccaTATGGTTCCTTGCACCATTCAGGCCTATCTATATACTTCGGCCTTAGCATTTATTTCTCCATGCTTTATATTTGGTATAGGATATTCTCATTAGCAAAGCTGCATGTCCCTAAATTTGCTTCCTTCTAGGCTTTTGAAAGGCATCCTTTTCATTAATtacatctatttttttttttgtttctgatgtTCTTATAGCACCTAACCGATCTCAATTGATTGTTTTTGGCTTTCCTTGTCTCCTAGCAACTTGTTTTAACTTCATTTTCAGTTGTTACTTTTTCAATTTGAGTTGTCATTATGTATGTGCATTGTAGTTGTACATGGAATCATATGGTTGTGCAGTTTTTTTCTCATGAATAAATGAATAATCTTCCAACAGGGTTCACAGCAGCAGGCCTATGATCGGCAAGGTTCGAGAGAAGGTTGGTATAGTTTTGTAGTTCACACCAGTTGATTTATGGCCCTTGTCTCTGCAATAAACCATGATTCTCAAATTGGCAGCTGAGGAATCTCAGAATGGTACTGGATCCAATCTACAAAATGGAATAACTGCTGCTTCACATTCTCTTATTAATCAAACTATGCCAGTCATGACAATCCCACCAGCTAGTGTTCCTGGTCACCCCTCTGGTCCTACAACAAATTTAAATATTGGGATGGATTATTGGGCTGGAGCAGCTCCAACCCCTATATCAACAATGC contains:
- the LOC116266397 gene encoding bZIP transcription factor 1-B, translating into MGNGEMDTAGKTAKTSAAQEQPPTSSSAVYPDWTAFQAYYGSGAAAIPPPGFFHSSVASSPQAHPYMWGPQHLMPPYGTPPPPYVAMYPHGGLYAHASLAPGSHPFSPYAMLSPTSNADASGAAPSGNETDGKSSEDKERSSLKQSKGSLGSLNMLTRKGDDMKKKSAAPNGVFSQSGESGSEGSSEGSDANSQNGSQQQAYDRQGSREAEESQNGTGSNLQNGITAASHSLINQTMPVMTIPPASVPGHPSGPTTNLNIGMDYWAGAAPTPISTMRGKLPNTPVTGQVVPSGLAGTRDNIQSEVWLQDERELKRQRRKQSNRESARRSRLRKQAECEELAQRVKILEEENTALRSELNRVRNDLEQLSSENSSLKSKLGEITDGPEDGRPGLADS